From the Anaeromyxobacter dehalogenans 2CP-1 genome, the window CCCGAGACGCCGAACGGGAGGTTCTTCTGCGCCGAGCTGCCGAGCGGCGCGCCGCGCGTGGCCGGATCGCCGCCCTGGATCATGAAGCCGGGGATCACGCGGTGGAACAGCAGGCCGTCGAAGTACGGCGCCTTGCGCTGCTGCCCGGTGAGCGGGTCGGTGAACGCCTTCTTGCCCTCGGCGAGCTGGACGAAGTTCTCGACCGTCTTCGGCGCCTCGGCCGGCAGCAGCTTCACGCCGATCTTGCCGCGCGAGGTCTCGAACACCGCGTACAGGTCCTTGCCCTTGGCCGGGGCGGCCGCGGGCGCCTGCGCGCGGGCGGCGGGCGGGACGGCCAGCGACACGAACAGTGAAATCACCAGAAGGGAGGAGCGCGTCATGCCGCGGGATGCTAGTCGCGGGTGGGAGCCCCGGCAAATGGAAAGACGGCGCCCCTCAGCGCCGGGGGCGCGTCCCCTTGCGGGCTCCCTTGGCGGCGCCCTTCCCGGTCGCCGTCTTCCGCTTCGGCGCAGCCTTGCGGGTGCGCGCCGGGGCGGCGGCCTTCCGGCCGCCGGACGGGGCCGCGCGGCGGCGCCGGGGCGCCGGGGCGTGCGGCGGGTGCGCGGTCGCCGCCGGGTCCTCGACCACCCCGGCCGGCGCGCGGTCGGGGCGGCGGTCCTCCGGTCCCGGCTCGGCGGCGATCGCCTCCGGGGGCGCGAGCGGCGCCGGGGCTGCCGTGAGCGCCTCGTCCGGCGCCGGTGCGGCGGCCGGCGCCTCGGTGACCTCGGCCCGCGGTGCGGCCGCGGGGACCGTGGCCGTGGGCTCCGCCCCGCCGTGTCCTGCCTCCACCGCGAGGCGTCGCCCGAGCGCATCCAGCGCGAGCCGCGCCGCCGCCTGCTCCGCGTCCTTCTTCGACCGTCCGGCGCCGCGCCCCAGCACCTCGCCGCGCAGGTCGGTCTCGACCTCGAACGTCTTCGAGTGGTCCGGGCCGTGCTCGGCGACCACGCGGTACCGCGGGGTGGCGCGCAGCCGGCTCTGCGAGAGCTCCTGGAGCTGGGTCTTGAAGTCGCGGTCCAGGGTGCCGGCCGCCGCGCGCGCG encodes:
- a CDS encoding peptidylprolyl isomerase, with product MTRSSLLVISLFVSLAVPPAARAQAPAAAPAKGKDLYAVFETSRGKIGVKLLPAEAPKTVENFVQLAEGKKAFTDPLTGQQRKAPYFDGLLFHRVIPGFMIQGGDPATRGAPLGSSAQKNLPFGVSGPGYKFEDELPAPGTRLFEKPCVLAMANSGPNTNGSQFFITEGAGDRVPQLEPRACDSKSGVCGYTRFGQGVCGCDLVGGIARAGNSQTRLVKVTITGERPTCK
- the rnc gene encoding ribonuclease III — encoded protein: MGEDRGPAQEPAGAPPEPDPALDPVGALEARLGIAVTDRQAALAALTHKSYVNEHREDGLQDNERLEFLGDAVIDLAVSHRLMERFPSAREGDLSKMRAAVVDEQGLAGMARALDLGTLLRLGRGEELTGGRQKSSLLADAMEAVIAAVYQGQGLPAVLCFVDRFLGEAFARAAAGTLDRDFKTQLQELSQSRLRATPRYRVVAEHGPDHSKTFEVETDLRGEVLGRGAGRSKKDAEQAAARLALDALGRRLAVEAGHGGAEPTATVPAAAPRAEVTEAPAAAPAPDEALTAAPAPLAPPEAIAAEPGPEDRRPDRAPAGVVEDPAATAHPPHAPAPRRRRAAPSGGRKAAAPARTRKAAPKRKTATGKGAAKGARKGTRPRR